The DNA segment GAGAGGGAGCGAGAGGAAAAATAGGGAATGAGAGACTTATTTTGTTAAATTGGGTCCAATTTGATTTGGTTACaactttttgagatttttcagtttaaaaaaatatcccCGTGGAACCTTTGACCTCGAGTTTTTTTGCGTTCATGTTAGTTACACATCACATTCACATTAGATCTTGAATGTGACTAAATAGTGCATTGTGAATCGCtagaaaaacttttaaaattcatGAGTCGAAATAACACGAGAGCATGAGCGtattttgagaaattaaaataaatcgcGAAGGAACACAATAGATAATTCGCCATTTGCAAGTGGTTTGTAACATCATCAAAAGGTTAATCACCTAATTttcattgatttcaaaatcaaGGTCAACCACATTTATGGGTGAACTTTAGGTCAtccgaaaaaaaaaatcacattagATCTTGAATGTGACTGAATAGTGCAACGTGCATCTCCtgaaaaactttttaaatttgcGAGTCGAAATAACACGAGAGCATGAGCatattttgagaaatttttaaGACAAATCACGAAAGGGCACCGTAGATAATTCATCCGTTTGCAAGTGGACTGTAACATCATCAAAAAGTTAGTCACCTAGCCttcattgatttcaaaatcATGGTCCCAAGGTCATCCaggagagggaaaaaaaaaactctctaaCCACTTAGCCATTGGTAcaattttttaggttaaaatgTCAAAACCAAAATATTCCAAATTTGAAGGGTTCAGTCAAGTTTGTGTATACCCTACCCAATTGTGTCTTGGCGAGGAGAGATAGGGATAACGCCGGCCCGGCTCGTGAGACCGACGGTGGGTTTGATGCCAACCACCGAGTTGTAATCGGCCGGACACAGAATTGACCCATCAGTTTCCGTTCCCAAAGACACGGTCACCATGTTCGCCGCGACCGATATTGCAGACCCACTGCTTGACCCACATGGATCCCCTCCTTTTCCATATGGGTTCTGTGTATTTCATTCCATTCAATTCAATTCAAGAAATCATGGAAGATTAGGGCAAAAGTCTTAGAAAAATATACTAACCACCGCTTGACCACCACGGGCACACCATCCATTGGGAATCTTCAAAGAACGAGACCCATACCACTCTGTAAGCGAAGTTTTCCCCAAAATCACCGCGCCGGCGTTCCTCAGGCGACTAACCACCGTCGCATCTCGAGGCACCACCGAACCCAGCAACGCGAAGGATCCGGCGGTTGTATTGAGGCGATCCTTGGTCGCAATGGCGTCCTTGAGCAGAATTGGAATTCCATGGAGTTCGCCTAGGGCTTTTCCCCCGGCGAGGAGCCTCTCTCGATCGGCGGCTTCCGCTTGAGCTCTTGCATCTGGGTTCACTTCGAGAACGCTTTTGAGGACTGGATTGAGGAAGTGGATCTTGTTGAGATAATGTTCGAGAAGTTGTGTGGTGGTGAGTTTGTTTTGGGAAAAGGCATTTTGGATTTCGGCGATGGTGGCTTCGTCGATGGGGAAGTCGGAGGAGCTGGCATCGCCGGTGAAGAGTAAGAAAGCtgagaggaagaagacgatGTTCATTCTTTCCGTTGGGTGCGTTTGGTCGGAGATTCGGTGGAATAGTATTCGGATTTTGTAATGGAGAGGCCATGGATAGTTGACATTTTCAAATCTCCACTCTCGaatttcttttagtttaatGCACTTGCACATGGTAGTGATAATCTTTCAACTGTTAATTATGAGTTTTTTTGGGTGTATATTTCGTAATTTAGTACTATGACGAAGAACAAGAAACTGAGTTATCAGAACACTGGGCATATTAACATCTATCTATGGAGTTGGTCTTAAGTCCAACACTAGATACGTT comes from the Benincasa hispida cultivar B227 chromosome 5, ASM972705v1, whole genome shotgun sequence genome and includes:
- the LOC120077881 gene encoding probable amidase At4g34880, whose translation is MCKCIKLKEIREWRFENVNYPWPLHYKIRILFHRISDQTHPTERMNIVFFLSAFLLFTGDASSSDFPIDEATIAEIQNAFSQNKLTTTQLLEHYLNKIHFLNPVLKSVLEVNPDARAQAEAADRERLLAGGKALGELHGIPILLKDAIATKDRLNTTAGSFALLGSVVPRDATVVSRLRNAGAVILGKTSLTEWYGSRSLKIPNGWCARGGQAVNPYGKGGDPCGSSSGSAISVAANMVTVSLGTETDGSILCPADYNSVVGIKPTVGLTSRAGVIPISPRQDTIGPICRTVSDAVYVLEAIVGFDPMDCEATKEASQFIPSGGYKQFLRKDGLKGKRLGIVRHPFFDLYPNDSMAIPTFEQHLNLLRKSGATIVDNLQITNVDVILNPFGSGEFIATIAEFKLGINDYLKKLIQSPVRSLADIIAFNNNHPELENMKEYGQDAFLLSEQTDGIGETEKEAISRMMNLSLYGFEEIMKGNSLDAMITLGTGAEGVLAIGGYPAISVPAGYEGNGEPFGILLGGLKGTEPKLIEIAYAYEQATMVRRPPPLLSQLSSL